Proteins encoded within one genomic window of Bacteroides sedimenti:
- a CDS encoding DUF5932 domain-containing protein yields the protein MEEKKFKVIIVEDVKLELKGTEEIFRHEIPNAEVIGTAMTEKEFWPLMEVQLPDLVLLDLGLGGSTTIGVDICKNIRKKYKEVRVLIFTGEVLNEKLWVDVLNAGADGIILKTGELLTKTDVQAVMDGKKLVFNYPILEKIVDRFKKSVSNDALRQEAVIDYDIDEYDERFLRHLALGYTKDMIANLKGMPFGVKSLEKRQNDLVNRLFAQGERVGVNATRLVVRALELRVIDLDNLEADEE from the coding sequence ATGGAAGAGAAGAAGTTTAAAGTAATCATTGTAGAGGACGTGAAACTGGAGTTGAAGGGTACCGAAGAGATTTTCCGTCACGAAATCCCCAATGCCGAGGTTATTGGCACGGCTATGACCGAGAAAGAGTTCTGGCCGTTGATGGAGGTGCAGCTGCCCGATTTGGTTTTGCTCGATTTGGGCTTGGGTGGTTCAACTACTATCGGGGTGGATATCTGCAAGAACATTCGTAAAAAATACAAGGAGGTGAGGGTGCTTATCTTTACCGGTGAGGTGCTCAACGAAAAGCTTTGGGTGGATGTGCTGAACGCCGGGGCCGATGGCATTATCCTGAAAACAGGAGAGCTGCTTACCAAGACGGATGTGCAGGCAGTGATGGATGGTAAAAAACTGGTATTCAACTATCCCATCCTCGAAAAGATTGTAGATCGCTTCAAGAAGTCGGTCTCCAATGATGCATTGCGCCAAGAAGCTGTGATTGATTATGATATTGACGAATACGACGAACGGTTCCTGCGCCACCTGGCACTGGGATACACCAAAGATATGATTGCCAATCTCAAAGGGATGCCATTTGGAGTGAAATCTCTCGAAAAACGGCAGAATGATTTGGTTAATCGTTTGTTTGCCCAGGGAGAACGGGTAGGGGTGAATGCCACCCGACTTGTGGTACGTGCACTCGAACTTCGTGTCATTGACCTGGATAATCTGGAGGCAGATGAAGAATAA